Proteins encoded in a region of the Hypomesus transpacificus isolate Combined female chromosome 17, fHypTra1, whole genome shotgun sequence genome:
- the rfx1a gene encoding MHC class II regulatory factor RFX1a isoform X3 — MATSGYVGELQPTSQPQGTGVSVTTGQTSTSDPSSPQFLAEIQTTVTTLPTTAPAGQTTPPDQAPPTPSQNTTPPAQTQYVTAEIQSSPTQSGNAQSTPQYIVVTVTEGSLHSSDSVSDSSPPPAVVQTGVPTQVVQQVQTAQQQRSVVQATSQIAKTEPGTQLNVTNLQPVHLTQEVQQQLQQVPVQHVYTNQVQYVEGGDTSYTTSTIRSGSFSYTDTPLYTQTTAAPYYEAPPSSGSPATTPGTPLTVSVTTGSAGVSMFVAGTGQIVANPATTAGGGATVVTTGGTANGSGEGAGANGGGGSYVIQGGYMLGGGGGGSNSQSYSHNARASPATVSITEGEESSVPSADKKVQWLLDNYETAEGVSLPRSTLYCHYLLHCQEQKLEPVNAASFGKLIRSVFMGLRTRRLGTRGNSKYHYYGLRIKASSSLIRLMEDQQHLAMRQQPFSQKQRLKPVQKVEGMTNGTAAGSGQQQQGAGLSDISAQVQQYQQFLDASRALPEFPDIDLQGKALPEDIEPEHIKGFQLLYREHCEAILDVMINLQFTLVETLWKTFWRFSQNQAGDSGTLAVHDESEKRLPKSCLVILCKYDPVLRWSRDCDNTLYQALVEILIPDVLRPIPSALTQAIRNFAKSLESWLTNAMMNIPEEMVRIKVTSASAFAQTLRRYTSLNHLAQAARAVLQNTAQINQMLSDLNRVDFANVQEQASWVCRCEDRVVQRLEQDFKLTLQQQNSLEQWAAWLDGVVSQVLKPYQHSAAFPKAAKLFLLKWSFYSSMVIRDLTLRSAASFGSFHLIRLLYDEYMYYLIEHRVAQAKGETPIAVMGEFASLGRSLNPLDPDKEEEEEEEEESDDESQELSLPSDGAGLGEESLEPPAKLARTDQRVLFSTGSTD; from the exons ATGGCCACATCAGGCTACGTGGGGGAGTtgcagccaaccagccagcctcaAGGGACAGGTGTAAGTGTGACAACGGGACAGACATCCACCTCAGACCCCTCCTCACCGCAGTTCCTGGCTGAGATTCAGACCACAGTGACTACCCTGCCTACAACAGCACCTGCAGGACAAACCACTCCCCCTGACcaggcccctcccacaccctctcagAACACCACTCCGCCCGCTCAGACTCAGTATGTGACTGCGGAAATCCAGAGTTCCCCCACGCAGTCTGGGAATGCCCAGAGCACACCTCAGTACATTGTTGTCACAGTCACAG aggGGTCTCTCCACTCCAGTGACTCAGTGTCcgactccagcccccccccagccgTGGTGCAGACTGGGGTTCCCACCCAGGTTGTGCAGCAGGTTCAGACAGCCCAACAG CAGAGGTCAGTGGTACAGGCCACCTCTCAGATAGCCAAGACTGAACCTGGCACCCAGCTCAATGTCACCAACCTGCAGCCTGTCCACCTGACCCaggag GTGCAGCAGCAGTTGCAGCAGGTTCCAGTACAGCATGTGTACACCAACCAGGTTCAATATGTGGAAGGAGGAGACACCAGCTACACCACCAGTACCAT TCGTTCCGGAAGCTTCTCCTACACAGACACCCCTTTGTACACCCAGACCACTGCTGCCCCCTACTACgaagcccctccctcctccgggTCACCGGCCACCACCCCAGGGACCCCATTGACTGTGTCCGTGACAACGGGCTCAGCGGGTGTGTCCATGTTCGTGGCAGGGACGGGCCAGATCGTGGCTAACCCTGCCACCACCGCCGGGGGAGGGGCCACGGTGGTGACCACTGGAGGCACGGCCAACGGGTCCGGGGAAGGGGCAGGGGCCAACGGTGGCGGGGGCAGCTATGTGATCCAGGGGGGGTACATGCTGGGGGGAGGCGGTGGGGGCAGCAACAGTCAGAGCTACTCACACAATGCCCGTGCGTCTCCTGCCACTGTGAGTattacagagggagaggagagtagcGTGCCGTCGGCAGACAAAAAG GTACAGTGGTTACTGGATAACTACGAGACAGCAGAAGGAGTCAGTCTGCCTCGCTCCACCCTCTACTGCCACTACCTGCTGCACTGCCAGGAGCAGAAACTGGAGCCGGTCAACGCCGCCTCGTTCGGCAAACTCATCCGCTCGGTCTTCATGGGGCTGCGGACGCGCCGCCTGGGAACGCG gGGTAATTCTAAGTACCACTACTACGGCCTGAGGATCAAGGCCAGCTCGTCTCTCATCAGACTGATGGAGGACCAGCAGCACCTGGCCATGAGGCAGCAGCCTTTCTCCCAGAAACAGAG gttGAAGCCGGTGCAGAAGGTGGAGGGAATGACCAATGGCACGGCAGCAGGCtcaggccagcagcagcagggggcGGGGCTCTCTGACATCAGCGCCCAAGTGCAGCAGTACCAGCAGTTCCTGG acgcATCGCGAGCGCTCCCAGAGTTCCCGGACATCGATCTGCAGGGGAAAGCCCTGCCGGAGGACATAGAGCCAGAGCACATCAAAGGCTTCCAGCTGCTCTATCGGGAACACTGTGAG GCCATCCTGGATGTGATGATCAATCTGCAGTTCACCCTTGTGGAGACCCTGTGGAAGACCTTCTGGAGGTTCAGCCAGAACCAGGCTGGAGACTCAGGCACCCTTGCCGT GCATGACGAGTCAGAGAAGCGTCTGCCCAAGTCCTGCCTGGTGATCCTGTGTAAGTATGACCCGGTGCTGCGCTGGAGCCGTGACTGTGACAACACGCTGTACCAAGCCCTGGTGGAGATCCTCATCCCTGACGTGCTGCGCCCCATCCCCA gtgCCTTAACCCAAGCAATCCGCAACTTTGCCAAGAGTCTGGAGAGCTGGCTGACCAATGCTATGATGAACATCCCAGAGGAGATGGTCCGCatcaag GTGACCTCTGCCAGTGCGTTCGCCCAGACCCTGCGGAGGTACACCTCCCTCAACCACCTGGCCCAGGCGGCCCGCGCCGTTCTCCAGAACACCGCCCAGATCAACCAGATGCTCAGCGACCTCAACCGCGTGGACTTTGCCAATGTGCAG GAACAGGCGTCATGGGTGTGCAGGTGTGAGGACCGCGTGGTGCAGCGGTTGGAGCAGGACTTCAAGCTGACCCTGCAGCAGCAGAACTCCCTGGAGCAGTGGGCTGCCTGGCTGGACGGTGTGGTCTCCCAGGTCCTAAAGCCCTACCAGCACAGCGCCGCCTTCCCCAAGGCCGCCAAACTCTTTCTGCTGAAGTGGTCCTTCTACAG CTCCATGGTGATCAGAGACCTGACCCTGCGTAGTGCTGCCAGCTTCGGCTCCTTTCACCTGATCCGGCTGCTCTACGACGAGTACATGTACTACCTGATAGAGCACAGGGTGGCCCAGGCCAAGGGAGAGACGCCCATCGCTGTCATGGGAGAG TTTGCCAGTCTGGGCAGGAGTTTGAACCCCTTGGATCCTGACAAAG aagaggaagaggaggaggaagaggagagcgaCGATGAGAGCCAGgagctgtctctcccctctgacggggcggggctgggggaggagtcacTGGAGCCCCCAGCCAAGCTGGCCAGAACCGACCAGAGAGTGCTCTTCTCCACAGGCTCGACAgactga
- the rfx1a gene encoding MHC class II regulatory factor RFX1a isoform X8 yields the protein MATSGYVGELQPTSQPQGTGVSVTTGQTSTSDPSSPQFLAEIQTTVTTLPTTAPAGQTTPPDQAPPTPSQNTTPPAQTQYVTAEIQSSPTQSGNAQSTPQYIVVTVTEGSLHSSDSVSDSSPPPAVVQTGVPTQVVQQVQTAQQRSVVQATSQIAKTEPGTQLNVTNLQPVHLTQEVQQQLQQVPVQHVYTNQVQYVEGGDTSYTTSTIRSGSFSYTDTPLYTQTTAAPYYEAPPSSGSPATTPGTPLTVSVTTGSAGVSMFVAGTGQIVANPATTAGGGATVVTTGGTANGSGEGAGANGGGGSYVIQGGYMLGGGGGGSNSQSYSHNARASPATVSITEGEESSVPSADKKVQWLLDNYETAEGVSLPRSTLYCHYLLHCQEQKLEPVNAASFGKLIRSVFMGLRTRRLGTRGNSKYHYYGLRIKASSSLIRLMEDQQHLAMRQQPFSQKQRLKPVQKVEGMTNGTAAGSGQQQQGAGLSDISAQVQQYQQFLDASRALPEFPDIDLQGKALPEDIEPEHIKGFQLLYREHCEAILDVMINLQFTLVETLWKTFWRFSQNQAGDSGTLAVHDESEKRLPKSCLVILCKYDPVLRWSRDCDNTLYQALVEILIPDVLRPIPSALTQAIRNFAKSLESWLTNAMMNIPEEMVRIKVTSASAFAQTLRRYTSLNHLAQAARAVLQNTAQINQMLSDLNRVDFANVQEQASWVCRCEDRVVQRLEQDFKLTLQQQNSLEQWAAWLDGVVSQVLKPYQHSAAFPKAAKLFLLKWSFYSSMVIRDLTLRSAASFGSFHLIRLLYDEYMYYLIEHRVAQAKGETPIAVMGEFASLGRSLNPLDPDKEEEEEEEEESDDESQELSLPSDGAGLGEESLEPPAKLARTDQRVLFSTGSTD from the exons ATGGCCACATCAGGCTACGTGGGGGAGTtgcagccaaccagccagcctcaAGGGACAGGTGTAAGTGTGACAACGGGACAGACATCCACCTCAGACCCCTCCTCACCGCAGTTCCTGGCTGAGATTCAGACCACAGTGACTACCCTGCCTACAACAGCACCTGCAGGACAAACCACTCCCCCTGACcaggcccctcccacaccctctcagAACACCACTCCGCCCGCTCAGACTCAGTATGTGACTGCGGAAATCCAGAGTTCCCCCACGCAGTCTGGGAATGCCCAGAGCACACCTCAGTACATTGTTGTCACAGTCACAG aggGGTCTCTCCACTCCAGTGACTCAGTGTCcgactccagcccccccccagccgTGGTGCAGACTGGGGTTCCCACCCAGGTTGTGCAGCAGGTTCAGACAGCCCAACAG AGGTCAGTGGTACAGGCCACCTCTCAGATAGCCAAGACTGAACCTGGCACCCAGCTCAATGTCACCAACCTGCAGCCTGTCCACCTGACCCaggag GTGCAGCAGCAGTTGCAGCAGGTTCCAGTACAGCATGTGTACACCAACCAGGTTCAATATGTGGAAGGAGGAGACACCAGCTACACCACCAGTACCAT TCGTTCCGGAAGCTTCTCCTACACAGACACCCCTTTGTACACCCAGACCACTGCTGCCCCCTACTACgaagcccctccctcctccgggTCACCGGCCACCACCCCAGGGACCCCATTGACTGTGTCCGTGACAACGGGCTCAGCGGGTGTGTCCATGTTCGTGGCAGGGACGGGCCAGATCGTGGCTAACCCTGCCACCACCGCCGGGGGAGGGGCCACGGTGGTGACCACTGGAGGCACGGCCAACGGGTCCGGGGAAGGGGCAGGGGCCAACGGTGGCGGGGGCAGCTATGTGATCCAGGGGGGGTACATGCTGGGGGGAGGCGGTGGGGGCAGCAACAGTCAGAGCTACTCACACAATGCCCGTGCGTCTCCTGCCACTGTGAGTattacagagggagaggagagtagcGTGCCGTCGGCAGACAAAAAG GTACAGTGGTTACTGGATAACTACGAGACAGCAGAAGGAGTCAGTCTGCCTCGCTCCACCCTCTACTGCCACTACCTGCTGCACTGCCAGGAGCAGAAACTGGAGCCGGTCAACGCCGCCTCGTTCGGCAAACTCATCCGCTCGGTCTTCATGGGGCTGCGGACGCGCCGCCTGGGAACGCG gGGTAATTCTAAGTACCACTACTACGGCCTGAGGATCAAGGCCAGCTCGTCTCTCATCAGACTGATGGAGGACCAGCAGCACCTGGCCATGAGGCAGCAGCCTTTCTCCCAGAAACAGAG gttGAAGCCGGTGCAGAAGGTGGAGGGAATGACCAATGGCACGGCAGCAGGCtcaggccagcagcagcagggggcGGGGCTCTCTGACATCAGCGCCCAAGTGCAGCAGTACCAGCAGTTCCTGG acgcATCGCGAGCGCTCCCAGAGTTCCCGGACATCGATCTGCAGGGGAAAGCCCTGCCGGAGGACATAGAGCCAGAGCACATCAAAGGCTTCCAGCTGCTCTATCGGGAACACTGTGAG GCCATCCTGGATGTGATGATCAATCTGCAGTTCACCCTTGTGGAGACCCTGTGGAAGACCTTCTGGAGGTTCAGCCAGAACCAGGCTGGAGACTCAGGCACCCTTGCCGT GCATGACGAGTCAGAGAAGCGTCTGCCCAAGTCCTGCCTGGTGATCCTGTGTAAGTATGACCCGGTGCTGCGCTGGAGCCGTGACTGTGACAACACGCTGTACCAAGCCCTGGTGGAGATCCTCATCCCTGACGTGCTGCGCCCCATCCCCA gtgCCTTAACCCAAGCAATCCGCAACTTTGCCAAGAGTCTGGAGAGCTGGCTGACCAATGCTATGATGAACATCCCAGAGGAGATGGTCCGCatcaag GTGACCTCTGCCAGTGCGTTCGCCCAGACCCTGCGGAGGTACACCTCCCTCAACCACCTGGCCCAGGCGGCCCGCGCCGTTCTCCAGAACACCGCCCAGATCAACCAGATGCTCAGCGACCTCAACCGCGTGGACTTTGCCAATGTGCAG GAACAGGCGTCATGGGTGTGCAGGTGTGAGGACCGCGTGGTGCAGCGGTTGGAGCAGGACTTCAAGCTGACCCTGCAGCAGCAGAACTCCCTGGAGCAGTGGGCTGCCTGGCTGGACGGTGTGGTCTCCCAGGTCCTAAAGCCCTACCAGCACAGCGCCGCCTTCCCCAAGGCCGCCAAACTCTTTCTGCTGAAGTGGTCCTTCTACAG CTCCATGGTGATCAGAGACCTGACCCTGCGTAGTGCTGCCAGCTTCGGCTCCTTTCACCTGATCCGGCTGCTCTACGACGAGTACATGTACTACCTGATAGAGCACAGGGTGGCCCAGGCCAAGGGAGAGACGCCCATCGCTGTCATGGGAGAG TTTGCCAGTCTGGGCAGGAGTTTGAACCCCTTGGATCCTGACAAAG aagaggaagaggaggaggaagaggagagcgaCGATGAGAGCCAGgagctgtctctcccctctgacggggcggggctgggggaggagtcacTGGAGCCCCCAGCCAAGCTGGCCAGAACCGACCAGAGAGTGCTCTTCTCCACAGGCTCGACAgactga
- the rfx1a gene encoding MHC class II regulatory factor RFX1a isoform X5: MATSGYVGELQPTSQPQGTGVSVTTGQTSTSDPSSPQFLAEIQTTVTTLPTTAPAGQTTPPDQAPPTPSQNTTPPAQTQYVTAEIQSSPTQSGNAQSTPQYIVVTVTEGSLHSSDSVSDSSPPPAVVQTGVPTQVVQQVQTAQQQRSVVQATSQIAKTEPGTQLNVTNLQPVHLTQEVQQQLQQVPVQHVYTNQVQYVEGGDTSYTTSTIRSGSFSYTDTPLYTQTTAAPYYEAPPSSGSPATTPGTPLTVSVTTGSAGVSMFVAGTGQIVANPATTAGGGATVVTTGGTANGSGEGAGANGGGGSYVIQGGYMLGGGGGGSNSQSYSHNARASPATSSCVSLPPGQVQWLLDNYETAEGVSLPRSTLYCHYLLHCQEQKLEPVNAASFGKLIRSVFMGLRTRRLGTRGNSKYHYYGLRIKASSSLIRLMEDQQHLAMRQQPFSQKQRLKPVQKVEGMTNGTAAGSGQQQQGAGLSDISAQVQQYQQFLDASRALPEFPDIDLQGKALPEDIEPEHIKGFQLLYREHCEAILDVMINLQFTLVETLWKTFWRFSQNQAGDSGTLAVHDESEKRLPKSCLVILCKYDPVLRWSRDCDNTLYQALVEILIPDVLRPIPSALTQAIRNFAKSLESWLTNAMMNIPEEMVRIKVTSASAFAQTLRRYTSLNHLAQAARAVLQNTAQINQMLSDLNRVDFANVQEQASWVCRCEDRVVQRLEQDFKLTLQQQNSLEQWAAWLDGVVSQVLKPYQHSAAFPKAAKLFLLKWSFYSSMVIRDLTLRSAASFGSFHLIRLLYDEYMYYLIEHRVAQAKGETPIAVMGEFASLGRSLNPLDPDKEEEEEEEEESDDESQELSLPSDGAGLGEESLEPPAKLARTDQRVLFSTGSTD, translated from the exons ATGGCCACATCAGGCTACGTGGGGGAGTtgcagccaaccagccagcctcaAGGGACAGGTGTAAGTGTGACAACGGGACAGACATCCACCTCAGACCCCTCCTCACCGCAGTTCCTGGCTGAGATTCAGACCACAGTGACTACCCTGCCTACAACAGCACCTGCAGGACAAACCACTCCCCCTGACcaggcccctcccacaccctctcagAACACCACTCCGCCCGCTCAGACTCAGTATGTGACTGCGGAAATCCAGAGTTCCCCCACGCAGTCTGGGAATGCCCAGAGCACACCTCAGTACATTGTTGTCACAGTCACAG aggGGTCTCTCCACTCCAGTGACTCAGTGTCcgactccagcccccccccagccgTGGTGCAGACTGGGGTTCCCACCCAGGTTGTGCAGCAGGTTCAGACAGCCCAACAG CAGAGGTCAGTGGTACAGGCCACCTCTCAGATAGCCAAGACTGAACCTGGCACCCAGCTCAATGTCACCAACCTGCAGCCTGTCCACCTGACCCaggag GTGCAGCAGCAGTTGCAGCAGGTTCCAGTACAGCATGTGTACACCAACCAGGTTCAATATGTGGAAGGAGGAGACACCAGCTACACCACCAGTACCAT TCGTTCCGGAAGCTTCTCCTACACAGACACCCCTTTGTACACCCAGACCACTGCTGCCCCCTACTACgaagcccctccctcctccgggTCACCGGCCACCACCCCAGGGACCCCATTGACTGTGTCCGTGACAACGGGCTCAGCGGGTGTGTCCATGTTCGTGGCAGGGACGGGCCAGATCGTGGCTAACCCTGCCACCACCGCCGGGGGAGGGGCCACGGTGGTGACCACTGGAGGCACGGCCAACGGGTCCGGGGAAGGGGCAGGGGCCAACGGTGGCGGGGGCAGCTATGTGATCCAGGGGGGGTACATGCTGGGGGGAGGCGGTGGGGGCAGCAACAGTCAGAGCTACTCACACAATGCCCGTGCGTCTCCTGCCACT tcctcctgtgtctctctgcctcctggcCAGGTACAGTGGTTACTGGATAACTACGAGACAGCAGAAGGAGTCAGTCTGCCTCGCTCCACCCTCTACTGCCACTACCTGCTGCACTGCCAGGAGCAGAAACTGGAGCCGGTCAACGCCGCCTCGTTCGGCAAACTCATCCGCTCGGTCTTCATGGGGCTGCGGACGCGCCGCCTGGGAACGCG gGGTAATTCTAAGTACCACTACTACGGCCTGAGGATCAAGGCCAGCTCGTCTCTCATCAGACTGATGGAGGACCAGCAGCACCTGGCCATGAGGCAGCAGCCTTTCTCCCAGAAACAGAG gttGAAGCCGGTGCAGAAGGTGGAGGGAATGACCAATGGCACGGCAGCAGGCtcaggccagcagcagcagggggcGGGGCTCTCTGACATCAGCGCCCAAGTGCAGCAGTACCAGCAGTTCCTGG acgcATCGCGAGCGCTCCCAGAGTTCCCGGACATCGATCTGCAGGGGAAAGCCCTGCCGGAGGACATAGAGCCAGAGCACATCAAAGGCTTCCAGCTGCTCTATCGGGAACACTGTGAG GCCATCCTGGATGTGATGATCAATCTGCAGTTCACCCTTGTGGAGACCCTGTGGAAGACCTTCTGGAGGTTCAGCCAGAACCAGGCTGGAGACTCAGGCACCCTTGCCGT GCATGACGAGTCAGAGAAGCGTCTGCCCAAGTCCTGCCTGGTGATCCTGTGTAAGTATGACCCGGTGCTGCGCTGGAGCCGTGACTGTGACAACACGCTGTACCAAGCCCTGGTGGAGATCCTCATCCCTGACGTGCTGCGCCCCATCCCCA gtgCCTTAACCCAAGCAATCCGCAACTTTGCCAAGAGTCTGGAGAGCTGGCTGACCAATGCTATGATGAACATCCCAGAGGAGATGGTCCGCatcaag GTGACCTCTGCCAGTGCGTTCGCCCAGACCCTGCGGAGGTACACCTCCCTCAACCACCTGGCCCAGGCGGCCCGCGCCGTTCTCCAGAACACCGCCCAGATCAACCAGATGCTCAGCGACCTCAACCGCGTGGACTTTGCCAATGTGCAG GAACAGGCGTCATGGGTGTGCAGGTGTGAGGACCGCGTGGTGCAGCGGTTGGAGCAGGACTTCAAGCTGACCCTGCAGCAGCAGAACTCCCTGGAGCAGTGGGCTGCCTGGCTGGACGGTGTGGTCTCCCAGGTCCTAAAGCCCTACCAGCACAGCGCCGCCTTCCCCAAGGCCGCCAAACTCTTTCTGCTGAAGTGGTCCTTCTACAG CTCCATGGTGATCAGAGACCTGACCCTGCGTAGTGCTGCCAGCTTCGGCTCCTTTCACCTGATCCGGCTGCTCTACGACGAGTACATGTACTACCTGATAGAGCACAGGGTGGCCCAGGCCAAGGGAGAGACGCCCATCGCTGTCATGGGAGAG TTTGCCAGTCTGGGCAGGAGTTTGAACCCCTTGGATCCTGACAAAG aagaggaagaggaggaggaagaggagagcgaCGATGAGAGCCAGgagctgtctctcccctctgacggggcggggctgggggaggagtcacTGGAGCCCCCAGCCAAGCTGGCCAGAACCGACCAGAGAGTGCTCTTCTCCACAGGCTCGACAgactga
- the rfx1a gene encoding MHC class II regulatory factor RFX1a isoform X6, which yields MATSGYVGELQPTSQPQGTGVSVTTGQTSTSDPSSPQFLAEIQTTVTTLPTTAPAGQTTPPDQAPPTPSQNTTPPAQTQYVTAEIQSSPTQSGNAQSTPQYIVVTVTEGSLHSSDSVSDSSPPPAVVQTGVPTQVVQQVQTAQQQRSVVQATSQIAKTEPGTQLNVTNLQPVHLTQEVQQQLQQVPVQHVYTNQVQYVEGGDTSYTTSTIRSGSFSYTDTPLYTQTTAAPYYEAPPSSGSPATTPGTPLTVSVTTGSAGVSMFVAGTGQIVANPATTAGGGATVVTTGGTANGSGEGAGANGGGGSYVIQGGYMLGGGGGGSNSQSYSHNARASPATVQWLLDNYETAEGVSLPRSTLYCHYLLHCQEQKLEPVNAASFGKLIRSVFMGLRTRRLGTRGNSKYHYYGLRIKASSSLIRLMEDQQHLAMRQQPFSQKQRLKPVQKVEGMTNGTAAGSGQQQQGAGLSDISAQVQQYQQFLDASRALPEFPDIDLQGKALPEDIEPEHIKGFQLLYREHCEAILDVMINLQFTLVETLWKTFWRFSQNQAGDSGTLAVHDESEKRLPKSCLVILCKYDPVLRWSRDCDNTLYQALVEILIPDVLRPIPSALTQAIRNFAKSLESWLTNAMMNIPEEMVRIKVTSASAFAQTLRRYTSLNHLAQAARAVLQNTAQINQMLSDLNRVDFANVQEQASWVCRCEDRVVQRLEQDFKLTLQQQNSLEQWAAWLDGVVSQVLKPYQHSAAFPKAAKLFLLKWSFYSSMVIRDLTLRSAASFGSFHLIRLLYDEYMYYLIEHRVAQAKGETPIAVMGEFASLGRSLNPLDPDKEEEEEEEEESDDESQELSLPSDGAGLGEESLEPPAKLARTDQRVLFSTGSTD from the exons ATGGCCACATCAGGCTACGTGGGGGAGTtgcagccaaccagccagcctcaAGGGACAGGTGTAAGTGTGACAACGGGACAGACATCCACCTCAGACCCCTCCTCACCGCAGTTCCTGGCTGAGATTCAGACCACAGTGACTACCCTGCCTACAACAGCACCTGCAGGACAAACCACTCCCCCTGACcaggcccctcccacaccctctcagAACACCACTCCGCCCGCTCAGACTCAGTATGTGACTGCGGAAATCCAGAGTTCCCCCACGCAGTCTGGGAATGCCCAGAGCACACCTCAGTACATTGTTGTCACAGTCACAG aggGGTCTCTCCACTCCAGTGACTCAGTGTCcgactccagcccccccccagccgTGGTGCAGACTGGGGTTCCCACCCAGGTTGTGCAGCAGGTTCAGACAGCCCAACAG CAGAGGTCAGTGGTACAGGCCACCTCTCAGATAGCCAAGACTGAACCTGGCACCCAGCTCAATGTCACCAACCTGCAGCCTGTCCACCTGACCCaggag GTGCAGCAGCAGTTGCAGCAGGTTCCAGTACAGCATGTGTACACCAACCAGGTTCAATATGTGGAAGGAGGAGACACCAGCTACACCACCAGTACCAT TCGTTCCGGAAGCTTCTCCTACACAGACACCCCTTTGTACACCCAGACCACTGCTGCCCCCTACTACgaagcccctccctcctccgggTCACCGGCCACCACCCCAGGGACCCCATTGACTGTGTCCGTGACAACGGGCTCAGCGGGTGTGTCCATGTTCGTGGCAGGGACGGGCCAGATCGTGGCTAACCCTGCCACCACCGCCGGGGGAGGGGCCACGGTGGTGACCACTGGAGGCACGGCCAACGGGTCCGGGGAAGGGGCAGGGGCCAACGGTGGCGGGGGCAGCTATGTGATCCAGGGGGGGTACATGCTGGGGGGAGGCGGTGGGGGCAGCAACAGTCAGAGCTACTCACACAATGCCCGTGCGTCTCCTGCCACT GTACAGTGGTTACTGGATAACTACGAGACAGCAGAAGGAGTCAGTCTGCCTCGCTCCACCCTCTACTGCCACTACCTGCTGCACTGCCAGGAGCAGAAACTGGAGCCGGTCAACGCCGCCTCGTTCGGCAAACTCATCCGCTCGGTCTTCATGGGGCTGCGGACGCGCCGCCTGGGAACGCG gGGTAATTCTAAGTACCACTACTACGGCCTGAGGATCAAGGCCAGCTCGTCTCTCATCAGACTGATGGAGGACCAGCAGCACCTGGCCATGAGGCAGCAGCCTTTCTCCCAGAAACAGAG gttGAAGCCGGTGCAGAAGGTGGAGGGAATGACCAATGGCACGGCAGCAGGCtcaggccagcagcagcagggggcGGGGCTCTCTGACATCAGCGCCCAAGTGCAGCAGTACCAGCAGTTCCTGG acgcATCGCGAGCGCTCCCAGAGTTCCCGGACATCGATCTGCAGGGGAAAGCCCTGCCGGAGGACATAGAGCCAGAGCACATCAAAGGCTTCCAGCTGCTCTATCGGGAACACTGTGAG GCCATCCTGGATGTGATGATCAATCTGCAGTTCACCCTTGTGGAGACCCTGTGGAAGACCTTCTGGAGGTTCAGCCAGAACCAGGCTGGAGACTCAGGCACCCTTGCCGT GCATGACGAGTCAGAGAAGCGTCTGCCCAAGTCCTGCCTGGTGATCCTGTGTAAGTATGACCCGGTGCTGCGCTGGAGCCGTGACTGTGACAACACGCTGTACCAAGCCCTGGTGGAGATCCTCATCCCTGACGTGCTGCGCCCCATCCCCA gtgCCTTAACCCAAGCAATCCGCAACTTTGCCAAGAGTCTGGAGAGCTGGCTGACCAATGCTATGATGAACATCCCAGAGGAGATGGTCCGCatcaag GTGACCTCTGCCAGTGCGTTCGCCCAGACCCTGCGGAGGTACACCTCCCTCAACCACCTGGCCCAGGCGGCCCGCGCCGTTCTCCAGAACACCGCCCAGATCAACCAGATGCTCAGCGACCTCAACCGCGTGGACTTTGCCAATGTGCAG GAACAGGCGTCATGGGTGTGCAGGTGTGAGGACCGCGTGGTGCAGCGGTTGGAGCAGGACTTCAAGCTGACCCTGCAGCAGCAGAACTCCCTGGAGCAGTGGGCTGCCTGGCTGGACGGTGTGGTCTCCCAGGTCCTAAAGCCCTACCAGCACAGCGCCGCCTTCCCCAAGGCCGCCAAACTCTTTCTGCTGAAGTGGTCCTTCTACAG CTCCATGGTGATCAGAGACCTGACCCTGCGTAGTGCTGCCAGCTTCGGCTCCTTTCACCTGATCCGGCTGCTCTACGACGAGTACATGTACTACCTGATAGAGCACAGGGTGGCCCAGGCCAAGGGAGAGACGCCCATCGCTGTCATGGGAGAG TTTGCCAGTCTGGGCAGGAGTTTGAACCCCTTGGATCCTGACAAAG aagaggaagaggaggaggaagaggagagcgaCGATGAGAGCCAGgagctgtctctcccctctgacggggcggggctgggggaggagtcacTGGAGCCCCCAGCCAAGCTGGCCAGAACCGACCAGAGAGTGCTCTTCTCCACAGGCTCGACAgactga